Proteins found in one Triticum urartu cultivar G1812 chromosome 4, Tu2.1, whole genome shotgun sequence genomic segment:
- the LOC125554757 gene encoding translation initiation factor IF-2-like, with protein MRSVNSFLPLLLFFPPTRAKRRGSGADAGARQVDSGHLWWSSDHRSDREDKELLPGPSPSSRERDLYRAGPWSRRKVSSAGVGTRRLGHRTTAERYWEGSWAMWEGSGDGGAQEKKTPSHPESVSAHSRACWIGFPATLTGRHRPHWSSPPSVSPTWPEDRPSRQSIPAPPRGRRPTSCASPPVAARHPKDQCRPRGPRRSLLRIQAAHRPAPVSPIYFPPDPIFAAVQRAFFKELRPHVSEELAPTPLMPERRSQARSGTRTTTPPKPKLQALLPAIFEPLVPAQLADAARPGCGLESNQRNRYV; from the exons ATGCGCTCGGTCAACTCCTTCCTCCCgctcctcctcttcttccccccGACGCGGGCGAAGAGGAGAGGGAGTGGCGCCGACGCCGGTGCTCGCCAGGTCGACTCCGGCCACCTCTGGTGGAGCTCGGACCACCGGAGCGACCGCGAGGACAAGGAGCTCCTGCCTGGACCATCCCCTTCTTCTAGAGAGAGAGATCTATATAGGGCAGGGCCATGGTCGCGGCGGAAAGTGTCATCGGCCGGAGTTGGGACACGGCGCCTCGGCCATAGAACGACGGCGGAGCGGTACTGGGAAGGGTCATGGGCGATGTGGGAGGGCTCTGGTGATGGTGGGGCTCAAG aaaagaaaacccCCAGCCACCCCGAATCAGTCTCAGCCCACTCTCGTGCGTGCTGGATAGGGTTCCCCGCCACCCTCACCGGTCGCCACCGCCCTCACTGGTCGTCGCCGCCGTCGGTTTCCCCTACATGGCCGGAGGATAGGCCATCCCGCCAGTCCATTCCCGCCCCACCGCGAGGGAGGAGACCGACCAGTTGCGCCTCCCCGCCGGTCGCCGCCCGCCACCCCAAGGATCAATGTCGGCCGCGCGGTCCCCGTCGGTCGCTGCTCCGGATCCAGGCCGCCCACCGCCCCGCCCCCGTCAGCCCGATCTATTTCCCACCGGATCCCATCTTCGCCGCCGTCCAACGCGCCTTCTTCAAGGAGCTGCGACCCCATGTCTCAGAGGAGCTAGCCCCGACGCCATTGATGCCCGAGCGACGCTCCCAAGCTAGGAGCGGCACCAGGACGACCACGCCCCCGAAGCCTAAACTGCAAG CACTGCTACCAGCGATTTTTGAGCCGCTTGTGCCTGCGCAGCTTGCTGACGCTGCGCGTCCTGGGTGTGGTCTAGAAAGCAATCAGAGAAATAGATATGTTTGA